In Haematobia irritans isolate KBUSLIRL chromosome 1, ASM5000362v1, whole genome shotgun sequence, a genomic segment contains:
- the LOC142220793 gene encoding transmembrane protein 47 isoform X2, with the protein MAPTTTIETITITRPLKVIAFICGVIVILLMIMALASTDWLMAEGWRQGLFVHCIEDDVVPPLPFNIIDPPGCYPSRDVFYIKATAVLCVITLITDVIATILTGLGLKTQNHTLKYKFYRIAVLVMLLSLLAVLSALIIYPVCFAGELNLANRPIWEFGWAYGVGWGAAIFLFGAVVLLLCDKESEEIYYKERKIVHENQMRA; encoded by the exons ATGGCGCCCACAACGACTATCGAAACCATAACAATCACCCGACCGTTAAAG GTCATTGCATTTATATGTGGCGTTATTGTTATACTATTAATGATTATGGCATTGGCTTCCACCGATTGGCTAATGGCTGAAGGCTGGCGTCAAGGTCTATTTGTGCATTGCATTGAAGATGATGTAGTACCACCACTTCCATTTAATATAATCGATCCTCCAGGCTGTTATCCCAGTCGTGATGTTT tTTACATAAAAGCAACAGCTGTCCTTTGTGTTATAACGTTAATAACAGATGTTATTGCGACAATATTAACGGGGCTTGGTTTGAAAACCCAAAATcacacattaaaatataaattttatagaattgcgGTTTTAGTAATGCTATTATCAT TATTAGCTGTCCTATCGGCCTTAATTATATATCCTGTTTGTTTCGCTGGAGAATTAAATCTAG CGAATCGACCAATTTGGGAATTCGGTTGGGCCTATGGTGTTGGCTGGGGTGCTGCCATTTTCCTATTTGGAGCTGTTGTTCTTTTACTATGCGATAAAGAATCCGAGGAGATTTACTATAAGGAAAGAAAAATTGTACATGAAAACCAAATGCGCGCCTAG